Genomic DNA from Actinomycetes bacterium:
TTACCCGCAACAACCACTACCGCCGACTATCTACCCACCCTGATCAAGCGACTGAAGAAGCGCTCTCGAGCAAAGTCGCTGGGACGAAAGACCGTATCCGTCTTTGTCAGTGATCTGGAAACCGGACAGAAGGTATTCAAACGCCGCGCTGGCAAAGCACGAATCCCCGCCTCGGTGATGAAGTCAGCGACCGCCCTAACCGTTATGTCCGCTCGTGGCGCCTACCACCAGTTCACCACGTCCGTCACACGCAGCGCAGACGGGATGGTGCTCACCCTGGTCGGTGGTGGCGATCCGCTGCTTGACTCCAATGACCTCAAGGTCCTCGCGACGGAGACTGCAGCGGCCCTTTCCACGCAAGGATCACCCGCAGGGCGCCTCAGGCTGCAGGTGGACGACTCGATATTCGCTGCGCCGACGCACCCCAGCGGCTGGCCATCGCACTACTACCCGAACTACGCTCGCAAACCCTTCGGACTGACCCGCCGCTGGGTTGCCGCGAATGATGGTGCGATTGACGCTGGGAAGCACTTCCGAAAAGAACTGAAGCGCGCAGTTACGGAGTTGACCGGAGCAGGGCTTCGGGTGCGACGCAAAGTGACCCGCCCGATTCCCGGCGGCGACATCGCACCGCCACCAGCGACACCGGTTGCTAGCGAGCCCACCACTACGCCCACCCCCGCTGCGTCGCCCACTGAAGTGGCCCCGACTATCGAGAGCGGGGTTATCGCTACCTTCGCCGAGCACAGCGTCATGGATGCGGTTAACGCCATGTTGCCGTCCTCGGACAACTCCATTGCCGAGAATCTGATCAGGCATGTTGCAGCAGCCAAAGACATGCCAACGACTGCTACGGGGGCAGCGGCAGCCGTCACCGCAGAACTCAAACGGCTGCAGATACCGATGCGTCGAATAAGAATCGTCGACGGCAGCGGACTATCCCGCCAAAATCAACTCACCGCGAAGGCCGCCACCGCTATCAACCGGGCCATGCTGGATCCAGCTCGGCCGGAACTGGCGCTCGGCGTTTTTGCCATGCCGCGCGCCGGAGTCTCCGGCACCCTCAGCCGGCGGTTCGGCGCTGGTCTCACTCGGTGTGCCCGGGACAAGGTCATGGCCAAGACTGGAACGTTGAGCAGCGTCGTTTCGCTCTCGGGCGTCGCAGGCGCTAGAGACGGGCGACCCCGAGCATTCACCATCTTCATCAACGACTTCCGCAGTTCAACGACTTCGGCCCGCTACTGGACAGATGCAATGGCTACCGCCGTTACCGGCTGCGGCTAACTAGCAATAAAACAGCCATCGCGTCGCTTGCTGATTCCGACGGTGGGT
This window encodes:
- a CDS encoding D-alanyl-D-alanine carboxypeptidase, producing the protein MVGIELRKSGHSRIVGVTAAGAGLVLGATLLAPTAAAEVPVWPSSVRAALPTNLQLPATTTTADYLPTLIKRLKKRSRAKSLGRKTVSVFVSDLETGQKVFKRRAGKARIPASVMKSATALTVMSARGAYHQFTTSVTRSADGMVLTLVGGGDPLLDSNDLKVLATETAAALSTQGSPAGRLRLQVDDSIFAAPTHPSGWPSHYYPNYARKPFGLTRRWVAANDGAIDAGKHFRKELKRAVTELTGAGLRVRRKVTRPIPGGDIAPPPATPVASEPTTTPTPAASPTEVAPTIESGVIATFAEHSVMDAVNAMLPSSDNSIAENLIRHVAAAKDMPTTATGAAAAVTAELKRLQIPMRRIRIVDGSGLSRQNQLTAKAATAINRAMLDPARPELALGVFAMPRAGVSGTLSRRFGAGLTRCARDKVMAKTGTLSSVVSLSGVAGARDGRPRAFTIFINDFRSSTTSARYWTDAMATAVTGCG